A stretch of Chrysiogenes arsenatis DSM 11915 DNA encodes these proteins:
- the der gene encoding ribosome biogenesis GTPase Der, with protein sequence MKKPMVCIVGRPNVGKSTLFNRIVRKRVAIVEDIPGVTRDRNYHDVEWDEKPFTIVDTGGFELHSREDMSTAIVEQTKVAIEEADQIIFLLDAKDGITPDDFAVMDLLRRREKNLYVVINKVDNDKREQQLLDFYQLGIDKYYAISATHGLGVTDLMNDLTADFCTNDEREQDNAIRIAIIGKPNVGKSSLINKICGKERVVASPIAGTTRDTTHTRLTYNEQDYILLDTAGIRRKSKAYSEHLEKYSVLRSLNAIEESHVVVLVIDAQEGITDQDLKVASYAWDAGRPVIIAVNKWDLVEKETMTYREFEKDIDARFKFSSKPEILFLSALTGQRVRKIFDLARDMYHKASTRISTSQINELIQGAIAKHQPPVHTNGRRIKFYYGTQIATNPMIVVLFFNYPDAVHFSYERYLTNTIRDAYDLYNIPIVLKIRQRTGGNKEHEA encoded by the coding sequence ATGAAAAAGCCTATGGTTTGTATCGTCGGTCGCCCGAATGTCGGCAAGTCAACACTCTTTAATCGTATTGTCCGCAAACGAGTTGCGATTGTCGAAGATATCCCCGGAGTCACCCGTGACCGCAATTATCACGATGTCGAGTGGGATGAGAAACCTTTTACGATTGTCGACACCGGTGGCTTTGAGCTGCACAGTCGCGAAGATATGAGCACTGCTATTGTCGAGCAAACCAAAGTCGCCATAGAAGAAGCGGATCAGATTATTTTTCTGCTCGACGCCAAAGATGGGATTACTCCCGACGATTTTGCCGTGATGGACTTATTGCGCCGCCGTGAAAAAAACTTATACGTGGTTATCAATAAAGTTGATAACGACAAGCGCGAGCAGCAACTGCTCGACTTTTATCAACTTGGCATCGACAAGTATTACGCTATCTCTGCTACCCACGGACTTGGTGTAACCGATTTAATGAACGACCTTACGGCTGATTTTTGCACGAACGATGAACGGGAACAGGACAACGCCATTCGCATTGCCATTATTGGCAAGCCGAATGTAGGGAAGTCGAGCCTGATCAATAAAATATGCGGTAAAGAGCGCGTGGTTGCTTCACCCATTGCAGGAACGACTCGCGACACCACGCACACTCGCCTGACCTATAACGAACAAGATTACATCTTGCTCGACACGGCGGGTATCCGTCGTAAGTCAAAAGCGTACAGCGAACACCTTGAGAAATATAGCGTTTTACGCAGTTTGAATGCTATTGAAGAATCGCATGTCGTTGTGTTGGTGATAGATGCGCAAGAGGGGATTACCGATCAGGACCTTAAAGTCGCCTCATACGCATGGGATGCAGGAAGGCCAGTCATTATTGCGGTAAATAAGTGGGATTTGGTCGAAAAAGAGACCATGACTTACCGCGAATTTGAAAAAGATATCGACGCGCGCTTTAAGTTTTCGTCAAAGCCGGAAATTCTTTTCCTTTCTGCGCTTACCGGGCAGCGCGTACGCAAAATTTTCGATCTTGCGCGCGACATGTATCACAAAGCTTCCACACGCATTTCGACCTCGCAGATCAACGAATTGATTCAAGGTGCGATTGCCAAACACCAGCCGCCCGTCCATACCAATGGACGACGGATTAAGTTTTACTATGGCACTCAAATTGCTACGAATCCCATGATCGTTGTCCTGTTTTTTAACTATCCAGATGCCGTCCACTTTAGTTATGAGCGTTATCTGACGAATACGATACGAGATGCCTACGACCTGTACAATATTCCAATCGTCTTAAAAATACGTCAGCGAACGGGAGGGAACAAAGAGCATGAGGCGTAA
- the rplK gene encoding 50S ribosomal protein L11: MAKKVIGQIKLQIPAGAANPSPPVGPALGQKGVNIMAFVKEFNARTEAQKGTIIPVIITVYEDRSFSFITKTPPAAVLLMKAAGIPKGSGEPNRNKCGKVTRQQIREIAELKLPDLNCYTVDVAMTIIEGSARSMGLEIVE; this comes from the coding sequence ATGGCTAAAAAAGTCATTGGACAGATCAAGCTGCAAATCCCTGCTGGGGCAGCGAACCCTTCACCCCCAGTCGGTCCGGCATTGGGTCAAAAGGGCGTCAACATTATGGCGTTCGTGAAAGAGTTTAACGCTCGCACGGAAGCACAAAAAGGGACTATCATCCCTGTTATCATCACTGTTTATGAAGACCGCTCATTCTCCTTCATCACCAAAACTCCGCCTGCTGCTGTGCTCTTGATGAAAGCTGCTGGTATCCCAAAGGGATCTGGCGAGCCGAATCGCAACAAGTGTGGCAAGGTTACCCGTCAACAAATCCGGGAAATTGCAGAGTTAAAACTTCCTGATCTTAACTGCTATACCGTTGATGTCGCCATGACGATCATCGAAGGTTCTGCCCGCAGTATGGGTCTTGAGATCGTGGAATAA
- the rplA gene encoding 50S ribosomal protein L1, with protein MAKHGKKFASALAKVDREKQYTLDEAIELCKSLSFATFAESMDVAVNLGVNPKHADQIVRGSVGLPHGTGKVVRVLVFAKGEKEKEAADAGADYVGGDELATKIQGGWLDFDKTVATPDMMGVVGKLGRVLGPRGMMPNPKLGTVTFDVAKAVKDLKSGMIEYRTDKAGIIHAPVGKVAFEVDKLRENVLALLEALVKAKPAAAKGTYVKAITLTSTMGPGIRIDVQSVLQSL; from the coding sequence ATGGCAAAACACGGCAAAAAATTCGCCAGCGCTCTTGCGAAAGTAGATCGCGAAAAGCAATATACACTTGACGAAGCAATAGAACTTTGCAAATCCCTCTCTTTTGCTACCTTCGCTGAAAGTATGGATGTCGCAGTAAACCTTGGGGTTAACCCTAAGCACGCAGACCAGATCGTACGTGGCTCAGTTGGGCTACCACACGGCACGGGCAAAGTTGTTCGCGTATTGGTATTTGCCAAAGGCGAAAAGGAAAAAGAAGCAGCTGACGCTGGCGCCGATTATGTTGGTGGCGATGAACTGGCTACCAAAATTCAAGGCGGATGGCTCGACTTCGATAAAACCGTTGCAACTCCAGATATGATGGGCGTTGTGGGTAAACTTGGCCGCGTACTCGGGCCGCGTGGCATGATGCCAAACCCGAAACTCGGCACCGTAACCTTCGACGTTGCAAAAGCGGTAAAAGACCTCAAAAGCGGGATGATTGAGTACCGTACCGATAAAGCCGGTATTATCCACGCTCCTGTCGGGAAAGTCGCTTTTGAAGTTGACAAGCTTCGCGAGAATGTGTTAGCTCTTCTCGAAGCTTTGGTGAAAGCCAAGCCTGCTGCCGCAAAAGGAACGTATGTGAAAGCCATCACCCTGACTTCAACCATGGGTCCTGGCATTCGTATTGATGTTCAATCGGTCTTGCAGAGCCTGTAA
- the rplL gene encoding 50S ribosomal protein L7/L12, with the protein MTKEQFISYLENMTVLELADLVKELEEKFGVSASAPAVAMVAGPAGEAAVVEEKTSFDVILADAGEKKINVIKVVRELTGLGLKEAKDLVEAAPKAVKEGANKEEADSMKAKLEEVGAKVELK; encoded by the coding sequence ATTACTAAAGAACAGTTCATTTCGTACCTTGAAAACATGACCGTGCTTGAGCTTGCTGACCTTGTTAAAGAACTTGAAGAGAAGTTCGGAGTTAGCGCTTCTGCTCCTGCCGTAGCAATGGTTGCTGGCCCTGCTGGTGAAGCTGCTGTTGTTGAAGAAAAAACTTCTTTTGACGTTATCCTTGCGGATGCTGGCGAGAAGAAAATCAACGTTATCAAGGTAGTACGTGAACTCACCGGTCTTGGCTTGAAAGAAGCAAAAGACTTGGTTGAAGCGGCTCCAAAAGCCGTAAAAGAGGGAGCTAACAAAGAGGAAGCTGACTCAATGAAAGCAAAACTCGAAGAAGTTGGCGCTAAAGTAGAGCTGAAGTAA
- the rplJ gene encoding 50S ribosomal protein L10, whose amino-acid sequence MNQQVLEAKKQLVNELQTKVTEQSAVILCSYQKLTVAQVSEFRVELRKLGAEYKVIKNTMIRRAFSEAKGLDQYLHGTTGVIFVGSDLAAVAKYTTKFVKTSNEALNIKCGILDGNVLSASDIVKIADLPPREVLLARLLGSMNAPVTNFVGVLAAVPRKFLYLLNARKDQQGGAA is encoded by the coding sequence TTGAACCAGCAAGTATTAGAAGCAAAGAAACAACTTGTCAACGAACTGCAAACGAAAGTTACTGAGCAGTCAGCTGTCATTTTGTGCAGCTACCAAAAGTTGACGGTAGCGCAAGTGAGCGAGTTTCGTGTTGAACTCCGTAAACTTGGCGCTGAGTACAAAGTCATCAAGAATACGATGATTCGCCGCGCATTTTCTGAAGCCAAAGGGCTTGATCAGTACCTTCATGGTACAACAGGTGTGATATTTGTGGGAAGCGACCTCGCAGCGGTAGCAAAATACACCACGAAGTTTGTCAAAACCAGCAATGAAGCACTGAATATTAAGTGCGGAATTCTTGACGGAAACGTCCTGAGCGCGAGCGACATTGTGAAAATTGCCGACCTGCCACCACGCGAAGTGCTCCTTGCACGTTTGCTTGGCAGCATGAACGCTCCTGTGACGAACTTCGTTGGCGTTCTTGCCGCAGTTCCGCGCAAATTTCTTTATCTGCTTAACGCACGGAAAGACCAACAGGGTGGCGCAGCGTAA
- the tuf gene encoding elongation factor Tu: MAKAKFERNKPHVNVGTIGHVDHGKTTLTAAITTVLSTIGGAAAMAYDSIDKAPEERERGITISTAHVEYETPIRHYAHVDCPGHADYVKNMITGAAQMDGAILVVSAADGPMPQTREHILLARQVGVPKMVVFMNKADMVDDPELIELVEMEIRELLTEYGFPGDDTPIIVGSALKALENPNSGEWADKIHELMKAVDEYIPTPERDIEKPLLMPIEDVFSISGRGTVVTGRIERGIVKVQQEVEIVGIRDTVKTIVTGVEMFRKLLDQGQAGDNVGLLLRGTKRDDVERGQVIAVPGSIKPHTRFEAEVYVLTKEEGGRHTPFFSGYRPQFYFRTTDITGIVTLPEGTEMVMPGDNLKVVGELIHPIAMEEGLRFAIREGGRTVGAGVVTKILA, translated from the coding sequence ATGGCAAAAGCGAAGTTTGAGCGTAACAAGCCGCACGTAAACGTTGGTACTATTGGTCACGTTGACCATGGAAAAACTACATTAACTGCTGCAATCACAACAGTTCTTTCTACTATCGGTGGCGCGGCTGCAATGGCCTACGATTCTATCGATAAGGCTCCTGAAGAAAGAGAGCGCGGGATCACTATTTCAACAGCTCACGTTGAGTATGAAACCCCAATCCGTCACTATGCTCACGTTGACTGCCCAGGTCACGCGGACTACGTAAAGAACATGATCACTGGTGCCGCTCAGATGGACGGAGCCATTCTGGTTGTTTCTGCTGCTGACGGCCCAATGCCACAGACTCGTGAACACATCCTGCTTGCCCGCCAGGTTGGCGTACCGAAGATGGTAGTTTTCATGAACAAAGCCGACATGGTTGACGATCCTGAACTGATCGAACTCGTTGAAATGGAAATCCGCGAACTCCTTACCGAGTACGGCTTCCCTGGAGACGACACTCCGATCATCGTTGGGTCAGCACTGAAAGCACTCGAAAATCCAAACAGCGGTGAATGGGCCGACAAAATCCACGAGCTCATGAAGGCCGTTGACGAGTACATCCCAACCCCTGAGCGTGATATCGAGAAGCCACTCCTTATGCCTATTGAGGACGTATTCTCAATTTCAGGTCGCGGTACGGTTGTTACTGGTCGTATCGAGCGCGGTATCGTTAAGGTTCAACAGGAAGTTGAAATCGTTGGTATTCGCGACACCGTGAAAACAATTGTTACGGGCGTAGAAATGTTCCGTAAACTGCTCGACCAAGGTCAAGCAGGCGACAACGTTGGCCTTCTGCTTCGCGGCACGAAGCGTGACGATGTTGAACGCGGTCAGGTTATCGCAGTTCCAGGTTCTATCAAGCCACACACTCGCTTTGAAGCAGAAGTATACGTACTGACCAAAGAAGAAGGCGGACGTCACACTCCATTCTTCTCTGGCTACCGTCCACAGTTCTACTTCAGAACAACTGACATCACTGGGATCGTAACGCTTCCAGAAGGCACCGAGATGGTTATGCCTGGCGACAACCTAAAAGTTGTTGGCGAGCTGATCCACCCAATTGCAATGGAAGAAGGCTTGCGCTTCGCTATCCGTGAAGGCGGTAGAACTGTTGGCGCTGGTGTTGTTACCAAGATTCTTGCGTAA
- the nusG gene encoding transcription termination/antitermination protein NusG, with product MSLAWYVVHTYSGYENKVKEALEERVNSLVLHDEVTQILIPTENVAEYKGGKKKIITRKRYPGYIYVQMEMNKTTWHVVKNIPKVTGFIGGTKPVPIPDSEVQKLIESDNRLVEAKVIFAIGDRVDVVEGPFHGFNGVVTEVNSERRRIKVNVSIFGRETPVEFEYTQIQKI from the coding sequence ATGTCTTTGGCTTGGTATGTAGTTCACACATATTCGGGGTATGAAAACAAAGTAAAAGAAGCGCTTGAAGAGCGAGTTAACAGCTTGGTCTTGCATGACGAAGTGACGCAAATTCTTATCCCGACGGAAAACGTAGCCGAATACAAGGGTGGCAAAAAGAAAATTATCACCCGCAAACGCTATCCTGGCTACATCTACGTCCAGATGGAAATGAATAAAACTACATGGCACGTCGTCAAGAACATCCCTAAAGTTACCGGCTTTATCGGTGGCACAAAGCCTGTCCCTATTCCGGACAGCGAAGTGCAAAAGCTGATCGAAAGTGACAATCGCCTCGTAGAAGCGAAAGTCATTTTCGCCATAGGTGATCGGGTTGACGTTGTAGAAGGGCCATTCCACGGATTCAATGGCGTGGTGACTGAAGTCAACAGCGAGCGCCGTCGCATTAAGGTAAACGTCAGTATTTTTGGGCGCGAAACTCCAGTGGAGTTCGAATACACCCAAATTCAAAAGATATAA
- the rpmG gene encoding 50S ribosomal protein L33 has product MRDIIQMGCEECKNKNYSTTKNKKTMSGKLELKKYCKFCKRHTLHKEMK; this is encoded by the coding sequence ATGAGAGACATCATTCAAATGGGCTGTGAAGAGTGCAAGAACAAGAATTACAGCACCACAAAGAACAAGAAGACCATGTCAGGGAAACTTGAACTGAAAAAGTACTGTAAGTTCTGCAAACGCCACACCCTGCATAAGGAAATGAAGTAA
- the leuS gene encoding leucine--tRNA ligase → MSEPKKYDFQRIEAEWQSTWNANNAFRALPDPSRQKFYCLEMLPYPSGNIHMGHVRNYAIGDAISRFQRMRGFNVLHPMGWDAFGLPAENAAIAHNRDPEEWTWANIQHMRQQLQRLGLSYDWEREVATCSEEYAAFEQRLFLEMYEKGLIYRKKAEVNWCDECKTVLANEQVEDGLCWRDKSVVVKKELEQWFFRITAYADQLLDDMAQLEAGWPERVLTQQRNWIGKSFGAEIIFDIPAIQQSVTVFTTRPDTLFGATFMSLAPEHPLALSLCRGKAEEGDVVAFIEKVRKQDKITRTNDREKEGVFTGSYALNPINGREIPIYLGNFVLMDYGTGAVMAVPAHDQRDYEFAVKYAIPMIEVIESEVGIADAAWTGEGKLINSGAFDGMPNEAAKEAIVTALATNNKGKATINFRLKDWGISRQRYWGNPIPVIHCTDCGVVPVPSDHLPVSLPKGVKLIGANESPLATVPEFVNVACPACGKPARRETDTMDTFVQSSWYYHRYACQEDTTTPINRQMMNYWMDVDQYIGGIEHAVMHLLYARFFHKVLRDLGYVGTDEPFRRLLTQGMVLLGGRKMSKSVGNVVDPDALIARFGCDTVRLFTLFAAPPEKDLEWVESGVEGAYRFLGRLWRLVHEDPQRYLGAGDGNTPSAAVRELEQKLHATIKKVTDNMTGHYHFNTAIAAAMELVNVMTPFEDRSSDGKQVYNDALRALLKILSPFVPHICEELWRDLGETTLLAVEPWPVFDALLATADTYELVFQVNGKVRAKVDVERGLARDMLEQMAFANERVQEFIKGMTIVRVVVVPDKLVNIVVKPQ, encoded by the coding sequence ATGTCTGAACCCAAAAAATATGATTTTCAGCGCATTGAAGCTGAATGGCAAAGCACATGGAACGCCAATAACGCGTTCCGCGCACTTCCCGACCCTTCCCGACAGAAGTTTTACTGTCTCGAAATGCTTCCCTATCCCTCAGGCAACATCCATATGGGGCACGTGCGCAACTACGCTATTGGCGATGCTATTTCGCGCTTTCAGCGGATGCGTGGATTTAATGTCCTCCACCCGATGGGATGGGACGCCTTTGGTCTCCCAGCGGAAAATGCTGCTATCGCTCATAATCGCGACCCTGAAGAGTGGACATGGGCGAATATTCAACATATGCGCCAGCAGTTGCAGCGCCTCGGCCTTAGCTATGATTGGGAGCGTGAAGTGGCGACGTGCTCTGAAGAATATGCGGCCTTTGAACAGCGGCTCTTTTTGGAAATGTACGAGAAAGGGCTCATCTACCGCAAAAAAGCTGAAGTAAACTGGTGTGATGAATGTAAAACCGTCCTCGCGAATGAACAAGTAGAGGATGGCTTGTGTTGGCGCGATAAATCAGTTGTGGTCAAAAAAGAGCTTGAACAATGGTTCTTTCGCATTACCGCGTACGCCGACCAGCTCTTGGACGATATGGCTCAGCTGGAAGCAGGATGGCCGGAGCGCGTTTTGACGCAGCAACGCAATTGGATCGGTAAGTCATTCGGTGCCGAGATCATTTTCGATATCCCTGCGATACAGCAATCTGTCACGGTGTTTACTACGCGCCCTGATACCCTTTTTGGCGCTACCTTTATGTCGCTGGCGCCAGAACATCCACTTGCCCTTAGCTTATGTCGTGGCAAAGCGGAAGAGGGCGACGTTGTTGCCTTTATCGAAAAAGTACGCAAACAGGACAAAATCACCCGCACGAATGATCGCGAAAAAGAGGGTGTTTTTACTGGCTCATATGCGCTGAATCCTATCAATGGGCGTGAAATACCAATATATCTTGGTAACTTCGTGTTGATGGACTATGGAACTGGCGCAGTCATGGCCGTACCCGCGCACGATCAGCGTGATTACGAATTTGCCGTCAAATACGCTATCCCGATGATTGAAGTCATAGAATCAGAGGTTGGGATTGCTGACGCTGCGTGGACGGGTGAAGGAAAGCTTATTAACTCCGGTGCATTCGATGGCATGCCAAATGAGGCCGCTAAAGAAGCTATCGTCACGGCACTCGCAACCAATAATAAAGGGAAAGCTACCATTAACTTTCGCCTGAAAGATTGGGGAATATCGCGTCAGCGTTACTGGGGAAATCCTATCCCCGTGATTCATTGCACTGATTGTGGCGTAGTACCAGTTCCAAGCGACCACCTGCCGGTTTCGCTCCCTAAAGGGGTAAAGCTGATTGGAGCGAACGAGTCGCCGCTGGCCACAGTTCCTGAGTTTGTGAATGTGGCCTGCCCAGCCTGCGGTAAGCCTGCCCGCCGCGAAACCGATACCATGGATACCTTTGTCCAATCAAGCTGGTACTATCACCGCTACGCTTGCCAGGAAGACACGACCACGCCCATCAACCGTCAGATGATGAACTACTGGATGGATGTGGATCAGTATATTGGTGGCATCGAGCACGCCGTTATGCACCTTTTATATGCGCGCTTCTTTCACAAGGTTCTCCGTGACCTTGGCTATGTCGGCACCGATGAACCGTTTCGCCGTCTCTTAACGCAGGGCATGGTATTGCTTGGTGGTCGTAAAATGAGCAAATCCGTTGGGAATGTCGTCGACCCAGATGCCCTCATTGCTCGTTTTGGATGCGATACCGTTCGGCTTTTTACTCTCTTTGCGGCTCCACCTGAAAAAGACCTTGAATGGGTTGAATCTGGCGTTGAAGGGGCATACCGCTTCCTCGGTCGCCTCTGGCGACTCGTGCACGAAGACCCCCAGCGCTACCTCGGTGCTGGCGATGGAAACACCCCATCTGCTGCCGTGCGCGAACTCGAACAAAAATTACACGCCACTATTAAAAAGGTTACCGATAATATGACGGGTCACTACCACTTTAATACGGCCATTGCCGCCGCTATGGAGTTGGTTAATGTCATGACGCCTTTCGAAGACCGTTCGTCTGACGGAAAGCAAGTATATAATGATGCGTTGCGTGCTCTTCTGAAAATCCTCTCCCCGTTTGTGCCGCACATCTGCGAAGAACTCTGGCGTGATCTTGGAGAAACCACGCTGCTCGCTGTCGAACCATGGCCTGTTTTTGACGCATTGTTGGCGACTGCTGATACGTACGAGCTGGTGTTCCAAGTAAATGGCAAAGTGCGTGCCAAAGTTGATGTTGAGCGTGGACTCGCGCGTGATATGCTCGAACAAATGGCGTTTGCCAATGAACGGGTACAGGAATTCATCAAAGGGATGACTATCGTAAGAGTTGTGGTGGTTCCCGATAAACTGGTCAATATCGTCGTGAAGCCGCAATGA
- the secE gene encoding preprotein translocase subunit SecE, with translation MKPVEFLQSVKTEFGKVVWPKKDEVKGMTAVVLILTAFMSVYFFVLDTALSRAVQSLLG, from the coding sequence ATGAAGCCTGTTGAGTTTTTGCAAAGTGTTAAGACGGAATTTGGGAAGGTAGTCTGGCCTAAAAAAGACGAAGTAAAGGGAATGACGGCGGTTGTGCTCATACTGACAGCCTTTATGTCAGTATACTTCTTTGTACTTGATACCGCCCTGTCACGCGCTGTGCAGTCACTTCTCGGGTAA